In Borrelia maritima, the genomic stretch TTATATTAGTATACTAATAAATTCTTATATATATAAGAATTTATTAGTATACTAATATAATTTTACTTGATAATAACATACTTATCAAAGCTATTAATATAGCTGTCATTTATATTATAAAGATGTAATTCAATAAACATATCTCGAACAACTTTTAGCATTAAATCTAATAATCTTTCCAACCTAATTAATTAACCAAAGAAATTTACTATTTTATATTAACTTCTTGGTTAAAAGAATCTCAAAAACATGTATAACTGGTAGATAGTACTATTCCCCCCATAAAAGAGCTTTGACTTAATATAGTTGCAATTTTGGTTTCTAATCTACATTAAGAATTGAATTTAATATTAATAATATCTGAGTAAGCTTTCAAACTCATTTCTAACAAAATAAAACGAAAAAACTTAAGACCACATATCCGTCCATTCATTTTATTAAAGAATACTATAAACACTTCCAAAAATTTGTTTTTCAATCTAAAATTGAACTTTTTAAAAATCTTATTTTATTTTTTTAATTCATATTACTATTTTATTCACTTAGATATTTTTTAAAAATCTATTGCCACGGTAGCAAAATAATTTCTAATAGAGACTAAATAGGAATATTTTCAGTAAAACATTAGAATAATTGCTAAAAATAATTTCAAAACCCCAAACTCATATGAATCGTAAGCTAAAAAATATAATTTGCCCTTATACTTCCCTTTTGCATTCATTTACAACTTACAATTAACCCGCAAAAATTAAATATATTTATATTTTTATTAAGATTTTTTCAAAAAGTTTTCCTATTTTGTCCTTAATGTCAGCAAACATTAATAAAAATGCTAATTTAAGCTTCAAAAAACTCAATAAATGCTTAATTAAAGTCACAAAAAATCAATTTTGGCAAACTATGGCTTTTTTTGCTTATAAAAAGCTGATGTTAATTATAAATTGCGCTAATATTTTACTTGTCAAACTTATTATTAGGAGATAATAAAAATATGAAAAAAATTTTCACATTAATATTAATTTTTGGATTGACAATTCAAACCTTTGCCACAAAAGATAAACAAGATAGAATTGAAAAAGGCATTGAAAGTTTCAACAAATATGATAAAGAAAAAAAAGATCCGACAGGACCATTTCTTTTAAATTTATTTTTGCCTTTTGGAATAGGATCCTTTGTCCAAGGAGATTATATTGGTGGTGGCTCAGTACTTAGCTTTAATTTACTAGGAGCAATACTTTTAGGAACTGGAATGATTCTTAAAACTAGTGAAACACAATTAACAACTGGGTCCATACTAATAGGAGTAGGAGCAAGCATAATTTTAGTATCCCATATAACCTCACTTATTATTCCATTTACATTTGCAAATTGGCATAATTACAATCTTAAAAAAAGACTCAGTACTGAGCTTGCGGGTTTTGAGCCTAATTTTGATATTGGGACAAGTGGATTTCAACTGTCGTTTAAAAAAAGTTATTAAATAAATCAATCAATAATAAGAAAAAAATTTTTAAGACCTAAATTAATATTAAGATTAATTCGCAAGTATTTTAAATACCAAATTTATTCAATATTTTTAACAATTAATAATTAAAATGTTCTAAACATAATATTAAAATGATATAATTACTAATTAATAACAATTAAAATACTTTTTAAGGAGACTATTTTGAAAAAAACTATTATTATTTTTATCATATTGGCATTGCTGTCTAATTGTACAAAAAAATCTAATGATACCAAGCCAAATAATGATTTAGATGAAGAATCTAAAAAATTACAATCTAAATCAAATCTAGTTGATGAGGATAGGATTGAATTTAGTAAAACAACACCTTTAGAAA encodes the following:
- a CDS encoding P13 family porin; the protein is MKKIFTLILIFGLTIQTFATKDKQDRIEKGIESFNKYDKEKKDPTGPFLLNLFLPFGIGSFVQGDYIGGGSVLSFNLLGAILLGTGMILKTSETQLTTGSILIGVGASIILVSHITSLIIPFTFANWHNYNLKKRLSTELAGFEPNFDIGTSGFQLSFKKSY